Proteins encoded within one genomic window of Humulus lupulus chromosome 1, drHumLupu1.1, whole genome shotgun sequence:
- the LOC133812910 gene encoding lysine histidine transporter-like 8 translates to MSRETNHEINSAPITPRPSAPAAAQPPVSCPPSQYHSPSLSRSPLLDGAAHGDGHPPPPSQSKTPKTPRTPRLSITPRQLLTPFITPLGSPVRKALRLTKLDPQDAWLPITESRNGNQYYAAFHSLCSGIGIQALVLPVAFTILGWTWGIICLTLAFIWQLYTLWILVQLHESVETGMRYSRYLQLFSLTFGERLTKLLALFPILYLSGGTCTALIIIGGSTGRSFFQIVCGPECARELTTVEWYLAFTCVAVVLSQLPNMNSIAGVSLIGAITAVGYCTMIWGVSVHEGRLPNVSYDPIRAGSSVMEQIFSVFNALGIVAFAFRGHNLILEIQATMPSSEKHPSHVPMWKGVRVSYTLIAACLYPLAIGGYWAYGHLIPANGGMLTALFQFHSRDVSSFVLGLTSFFVIVNALCSFNIYGMPTFDDIESKYTSKKKKAMPWWLRAFSRTMFGFFCFFIAVALPFLGSLAGLIGGLALPVTLAYPCFMWLKIKKPKKFSPIWCLNWSLGVLGMFLSVVIVAAGLYVVVETGVEVSFFKPH, encoded by the exons ATGAGTCGAGAAACCAATCACGAGATAAACTCAGCTCCCATAACGCCGAGGCCATCAGCACCAGCAGCGGCTCAACCACCGGTGTCGTGTCCACCGTCGCAGTATCACTCGCCATCTTTGTCGAGGTCGCCTCTGCTAGATGGGGCTGCACATGGTGATGGTCACCCACCACCACCGTCTCAAAGCAAGACTCCTAAGACCCCTAGAACCCCACGACTCTCCATCACCCCAAGACAGCTTCTCACACCGTTCATAACTCCTTTGGGAAGCCCGGTTAGGAAGGCTTTGAGGCTCACCAAGCTTGACCCTCAAGACGCTTGGTTACCCATCACTGAGTCTAGAAATGGCAACCAATACTATGCTGCTTTCCATTCTTTGTGTTCTGGTATCGGTATTCAAGCTCTTGTTCTTCCTGTGGCCTTCACTATTCTAGGATG GACATGGGGAATAATCTGCTTAACACTAGCATTCATATGGCAACTCTACACATTATGGATACTAGTTCAACTCCACGAGTCAGTAGAGACCGGTATGCGTTACAGCAGATATCTCCAACTATTCAGTCTAACATTTGGAGAAAGACTAACAAAGCTACTAGCCTTGTTCCCAATCTTGTACCTATCTGGGGGCACGTGTACGGCTCTGATCATCATAGGAGGATCAACGGGGAGGAGCTTCTTCCAGATAGTATGTGGACCAGAGTGTGCGAGGGAGCTGACCACCGTGGAGTGGTACTTGGCGTTCACATGCGTGGCGGTGGTGCTGTCTCAGCTGCCTAACATGAACTCAATCGCCGGTGTTTCACTCATTGGAGCCATTACAGCAGTTGGGTATTGTACCATGATTTGGGGTGTGTCTGTGCACGAGGGCAGGCTTCCTAATGTGTCTTATGACCCCATTAGAGCTGGTAGCAGTGTTATGGAGCAGATATTCAGTGTGTTCAATGCTCTTGGGATTGTTGCTTTTGCTTTCAGAGGCCACAATCTTATCCTTGAGATTCAG GCCACCATGCCATCGAGTGAGAAGCACCCTTCGCACGTGCCAATGTGGAAAGGAGTGAGAGTTTCATACACTCTGATAGCTGCATGCCTATACCCTCTAGCCATCGGAGGCTACTGGGCATACGGCCACTTGATCCCAGCCAACGGCGGAATGCTCACAGCCCTCTTCCAGTTCCACTCCCGGGACGTGTCGAGCTTCGTCTTGGGCCTAACAAGCTTCTTCGTCATAGTAAACGCACTCTGCTCCTTCAACATCTACGGCATGCCCACGTTCGACGACATAGAGTCCAAGTACACCAGCAAGAAGAAGAAGGCCATGCCGTGGTGGCTGCGCGCGTTTTCTCGAACCATGTttggcttcttctgcttcttcatTGCCGTTGCTCTGCCATTCTTGGGAAGCTTGGCTGGCCTCATTGGTGGCCTTGCACTGCCCGTTACATTGGCTTATCCTTGTTTCATGTGGCTCAAGATCAAGAAGCCTAAGAAGTTCAGTCCCATCTGGTGCCTCAACTGGTCTCTTGGGGTCTTGGGGATGTTTCTTAGTGTTGTGATTGTTGCTGCTGGGCTTTATGTTGTTGTTGAAACTGGTGTTGAAGTCAGTTTCTTCAAGCCTCACTAA
- the LOC133812909 gene encoding protein S-acyltransferase 10, whose protein sequence is MTILNLCRPSRDLYDLSMDRCSRFLPCLSDPARRSALGLKVSLVVLHLVYAAILFLIDRDFIQKTIREPWCTLAYLVLFVATLTQYFITSSSSPGYVIDAIRTLNESNAVYNRAAVSSRQPASSKQGSVVVSVDSNQTAGNNTTSWSKLVMGMYPPGTTIRTLTCSYCNIEQPPRAKHCHDCDRCVLQFDHHCVWLGTCIGQGNHCKFWWYILEETALCVWTGFLYIAFLKSNIARAWWKVGLVILLLIILSISLIFLVLLLVFHSYLIMTNQTTFELVRRRRIPYLRGVAGRVHPFSDGVCRNIFRFCCERSGKYRLEPLPTAQELEEKSRPYTCLDCVTCRCC, encoded by the exons ATGACGATCCTAAACCTATGCAGACCGTCTCGAGACTTGTATGATCTTTCAATGGACCGCTGCTCGCGATTTCTCCCCTGCCTTTCCGATCCCG CTCGAAGATCTGCTTTGGGTTTGAAGGTTTCCTTGGTGGTGCTTCATTTGGTATATGCTGCTATTCTTTTTCTTATTGATCGAGATTTCATACAAAAGACTATAAGAGAGCCCTG GTGCACTTTGGCATACTTGGTGCTCTTTGTTGCCACATTGACTCAATATTTTATTACTTCCAGCTCTTCTCCCGG CTATGTCATTGATGCGATACGGACTTTAAATGAGTCAAATGCAGTTTATAATAGAGCAGCAGTTTCCTCAAG ACAGCCTGCTTCAAGCAAACAAGGAAGTGTGGTTGTGTCTGTAGACTCGAATCAGACGGCGGGAAACAATACAACATCTTGGTCCAAGCTAGTGATGGGCATGTATCCACCTGGAACCACCATTAG AACCTTAACTTGCTCCTACTGTAATATTGAACAG CCTCCACGAGCAAAGCATTGTCATGATTGTGATAGATGTGTCCTCCAATTTGATCACCATTGCGTTTGGCTAGGAACATGCATTGGCCAGGGTAATCATTGTAAATTTTG GTGGTACATTCTTGAAGAAACAGCTTTGTGCGTTTGGACTGGATTTCTTTACATCGCTTTCTTGAAGTCTAATATAGCAAGGGCTTG GTGGAAGGTTGGACTCGTGATATTGCTGTTGATCATTTTATCAATTTCCTTGATCTTTCTGGTCCTCCTCTTAGTTTTCCATAG CTATCTTATCATGACAAATCAGACTACATTTGAACTAGTAAGACGTAGACGCATCCCCTATCTAAG GGGAGTTGCTGGAAGAGTGCATCCTTTCAGCGACGGGGTATGCAGAAATATCTTCCGTTTCTGCTGTGAACGCTCCGGTAAGTACAGGTTGGAACCGTTGCCCACAGCTCAGGAACTTGAGGAAAAATCAAGACCTTACACTTGTTTGGATTGTGTAACCTGTCGTTGTTGCTAA